The following proteins are encoded in a genomic region of Terriglobales bacterium:
- a CDS encoding CBS domain-containing protein, producing the protein MLIQQLMIPKPFYCLPTDTAKDAAKLMLKHDVGFLPIIERIAEPRLLGAITDRDLCLRVLAKGLDPNRATMENFMTRKLIRCHPEDTVDKAMELMAQNRVRRIPVVDKKEWLLGVVSMDDVVCHAEFPDQRTRQTLARIYGIKLRAPKPRKLLKRAA; encoded by the coding sequence ATGCTCATCCAGCAACTGATGATCCCCAAGCCGTTCTACTGCCTGCCTACCGACACCGCCAAAGACGCCGCCAAGCTGATGCTCAAGCATGATGTGGGCTTTCTGCCGATCATCGAAAGGATCGCGGAGCCCCGGCTGCTGGGCGCCATCACGGACCGCGACCTGTGCCTGCGTGTGCTGGCCAAGGGCCTGGATCCCAACCGCGCTACCATGGAAAACTTCATGACCCGCAAGCTCATCCGCTGCCACCCCGAGGACACCGTGGACAAGGCCATGGAACTAATGGCCCAGAACCGCGTGCGCCGCATCCCGGTGGTGGACAAGAAGGAGTGGCTGCTGGGCGTGGTCTCCATGGACGACGTGGTCTGCCACGCCGAGTTCCCCGACCAGCGCACCCGGCAAACCCTGGCGCGCATCTACGGCATCAAGCTGCGAGCTCCCAAGCCGCGCAAGCTGCTCAAGCGCGCCGCGTAA
- a CDS encoding serine/threonine-protein kinase, translated as MIGSTFGGYRIEDRIGGGGMGVVYRAHDVNLDRPVAIKTLLAPDEPDPTGEARFLREARAASRLQHPSIMTIHQFGVEGRTRYIVMEYVEGRTLKKLMDGHPLEVGQLLEIAVQVAEGLVTAHEHGVIHRDMKAENIMITPRGQVKILDFGLAKLRDLDPVGEPSEHRSSFETTGGTLLGTVSHMSPEQALAIEIDSRTDIFSFGVVLYEMATGRIPFSGPTPQSTLARILSQEAPPILKLNPDFPPELERLIRHCLQKDRTCRPTAKEVRNKLKNIQASLSADKLTASAIRPALEMVAQKASQPAYVPMAPPVAPRAEAAVRPLYRAVRGLRIALSAGLLLWPLAFVAYFFVSGGLVRPEVIADTWFLALLQNVAMPPLGLAHSLIAVDLQSGQWDFMLLLLAAMALALRALFLIPARRVEAKLEARLRGRPVPRS; from the coding sequence ATGATCGGCTCAACCTTCGGCGGTTATCGCATTGAGGACCGCATCGGTGGTGGCGGCATGGGTGTGGTGTACCGCGCCCACGATGTGAACCTGGACCGGCCGGTCGCCATCAAGACCTTGCTGGCGCCGGACGAGCCGGACCCGACCGGCGAAGCCCGCTTCCTGCGCGAGGCCCGCGCCGCTTCCCGCCTGCAGCATCCCTCCATCATGACCATCCACCAGTTCGGCGTGGAAGGCCGCACGCGCTACATCGTGATGGAGTACGTGGAAGGCCGCACCCTGAAGAAGCTGATGGACGGCCATCCGCTGGAGGTGGGGCAGTTGCTGGAGATCGCCGTGCAAGTGGCCGAAGGCCTGGTCACGGCGCACGAACACGGCGTGATTCATCGCGACATGAAGGCGGAGAACATCATGATCACGCCGCGCGGCCAGGTGAAGATCCTGGATTTCGGGCTGGCCAAACTGCGCGACCTGGACCCTGTCGGCGAGCCCAGCGAGCACCGCTCCTCGTTCGAGACTACGGGTGGAACATTGTTGGGCACGGTGAGCCACATGTCGCCGGAGCAGGCGCTGGCCATCGAGATCGATTCGCGCACCGACATCTTCTCCTTCGGCGTGGTGCTCTACGAGATGGCGACCGGGCGTATTCCATTCTCCGGTCCCACGCCGCAGTCCACACTGGCCCGCATCCTCAGCCAGGAAGCGCCGCCGATCCTTAAGCTCAACCCGGATTTTCCGCCGGAGCTCGAGCGGCTGATACGGCATTGTCTGCAGAAGGACCGTACGTGCCGGCCGACGGCAAAAGAGGTAAGAAACAAGCTGAAGAACATCCAAGCCTCGCTGAGCGCCGACAAGCTGACCGCATCGGCCATCCGGCCGGCGCTGGAGATGGTGGCGCAGAAGGCCAGCCAGCCTGCGTACGTGCCGATGGCGCCGCCGGTGGCGCCCCGCGCTGAGGCCGCCGTCCGGCCGTTGTACCGAGCGGTCCGCGGGTTGCGCATCGCGCTCTCGGCAGGATTGCTGTTGTGGCCGCTGGCCTTCGTTGCGTACTTCTTCGTCAGCGGCGGCTTGGTGCGTCCCGAGGTCATCGCGGACACCTGGTTCCTAGCACTGCTGCAGAACGTGGCCATGCCGCCGCTGGGGCTGGCGCACAGTCTCATCGCGGTGGATCTGCAATCCGGCCAGTGGGATTTCATGCTGCTGCTGCTGGCTGCCATGGCGCTGGCACTGCGTGCCCTCTTCTTGATACCGGCTCGGCGCGTCGAGGCCAAGCTGGAAGCCCGCCTGCGCGGACGTCCGGTTCCCCGTTCCTGA